In the Euphorbia lathyris chromosome 5, ddEupLath1.1, whole genome shotgun sequence genome, one interval contains:
- the LOC136228797 gene encoding probable O-methyltransferase 3 — translation MNNSKNNNSELLKAQAHIWNHIFNFINSMSLKCAVELGIPDIINSHGKPITISELSSALSIHPTKSHCLPRLMRLLIHSGFFALSKTKEQQEEGYVLTNSSQLLLKDNPFSIIPYLQAMLDPVFTKPWNFTSSWFQNDVPSPFEAVHGKALWDYAGCDPKINDLFNNCMDSETRLITSVLINQGKEVFDGLNSVVDVGGGIGTVAKAIAEAFPHIECTVLDLPHVVAGHRDTDNLKYVAGDMFEAVPPADAILIKSTLHDWSDEDCLKILQQCKSAIEERKGGKVIIIDMVIENQKEDNVATETQLFFDMLMMVLVTGKERNEKEWAKLFSAAGFSGYKIVPILGLRSIIEVYP, via the exons ATGAATAATTCAAAGAATAACAATTCTGAGCTTCTTAAAGCTCAAGCTCACATATGGAACCACATCTTCAATTTCATTAACTCCATGTCTCTTAAATGTGCAGTTGAATTAGGCATTCCAGATATCATCAATAGCCATGGAAAACCCATCACCATTTCCGAACTCAGTTCTGCTCTATCTATCCATCCAACAAAATCTCATTGCCTTCCTCGCTTGATGCGCCTTCTGATTCATTCTGGTTTCTTTGCTCTCTCAAAAACTAAGGAACAACAAGAAGAAGGGTATGTTCTCACAAATTCATCTCAGCTACTCCTAAAAGACAATCCATTCAGTATCATACCATACTTACAAGCTATGCTTGATCCTGTTTTCACAAAACCATGGAATTTCACTAGCAGTTGGTTCCAGAATGATGTTCCTTCCCCTTTTGAAGCTGTTCATGGGAAGGCACTTTGGGATTATGCTGGATGTGATCCTAAGATCAATGATTTGTTTAATAATTGTATGGACAGTGAAACTAGACTGATTACGAGTGTTCTGATTAATCAAGGGAAAGAGGTGTTTGATGGATTGAATTCAGTGGTTGATGTTGGAGGTGGAATTGGAACTGTAGCCAAAGCTATAGCTGAAGCATTTCCTCATATTGAATGCACTGTGCTTGATCTTCCTCACGTGGTCGCCGGCCACCGTGATACTGATAATCTGAAATATGTTGCTGGCGACATGTTCGAGGCTGTTCCTCCTGCAGATGCCATTCTAATAAAG TCGACTTTGCACGATTGGAGTGACGAAGATTGTTTAAAGATACTGCAACAATGTAAAAGTGcaattgaagagaggaaaggaGGGAAGGTTATTATCATAGATATGGTGATAGAAAACCAGAAAGAAGATAATGTAGCCACTGAAACACAGCTCTTCTTTGATATGCTGATGATGGTGCTGGTTACTGGTAAAGAAAGGAATGAAAAAGAATGGGCTAAACTCTTCTCTGCCGCTGGTTTCAGTGGCTATAAGATTGTCCCAATTCTCGGTTTAAGATCTATTATTGAAGTTTATCCATAA